From one Bacillus sp. FJAT-42376 genomic stretch:
- the deoD gene encoding purine-nucleoside phosphorylase yields the protein MSVHIGAKEGQIAETILLPGDPLRAKYIAETFLENPECYNKVRGMLGYTGTYKGEKISVQGTGMGVPSISIYVNELIQSYNVQQLIRVGTCGAIQRDVKVRDVILAMSASTDSQMNRMTFGGIDYAPTADFDLLKRAYDAGSAKGLQLRAGNVFTADMFYNDNADWEKWAKYGILAVEMESSALYTLAAKFGRKALSVLTVSDHILTGEETTSEERQTTFNEMIEVALEAAIQK from the coding sequence ATGAGTGTACATATTGGAGCGAAAGAAGGACAGATTGCAGAAACGATTCTGCTTCCAGGCGATCCGCTTCGGGCGAAATATATTGCAGAAACGTTTTTGGAAAATCCGGAGTGCTATAATAAAGTCCGCGGAATGCTTGGTTATACCGGGACTTATAAGGGTGAGAAGATTTCCGTACAGGGAACAGGAATGGGTGTTCCATCCATTTCGATTTATGTAAATGAACTGATCCAAAGCTACAATGTTCAGCAGCTAATCCGGGTCGGTACATGCGGAGCGATTCAAAGAGATGTAAAAGTAAGAGATGTGATACTGGCTATGAGTGCATCGACAGATTCGCAAATGAACAGAATGACATTCGGCGGGATAGACTATGCGCCTACGGCGGATTTCGACCTTTTGAAAAGAGCGTATGACGCAGGATCGGCGAAAGGCCTTCAGCTTAGAGCAGGGAACGTCTTTACAGCAGACATGTTCTACAATGACAATGCCGATTGGGAAAAATGGGCGAAATACGGAATATTGGCGGTAGAAATGGAATCTTCTGCCCTTTACACACTTGCAGCTAAATTCGGCAGAAAAGCATTGTCCGTTTTGACAGTCAGTGACCATATTTTAACAGGTGAAGAAACAACCTCTGAAGAACGGCAAACGACGTTTAATGAAATGATAGAAGTTGCACTGGAAGCTGCAATCCAAAAATAA